The following proteins come from a genomic window of Streptomyces sp. Sge12:
- a CDS encoding Rossmann-like and DUF2520 domain-containing protein, whose translation MNPSQPPRPARLAVGVVGAGRVGPALARALQQAGHRPVAVSGVSDTSVRRAARMLPDVPLVPPAQVLELADLVLLTVPDDALPSLVEGLAETGAIRPGQLLVHTSGRYGTAVLDPARRAGALPLALHPAMTFTGTEVDVQRLAGCSFGVTAPDELRLAAEALVIEMGGEPEWIAEENRPLYHAALALGANHLVTLVAQSMELLAEAGVEHPDRMLGPLLGAALDNALRSGDAALTGPVARGDAGTVAAHVSELRRHAPAAVAGYLAMARATADRALAHGLLKPELAEDLLGVLADTESDGGDQ comes from the coding sequence GTGAATCCATCACAGCCGCCACGCCCTGCCCGGCTCGCCGTAGGCGTCGTCGGAGCCGGCCGCGTCGGTCCCGCCCTGGCGCGCGCGCTCCAGCAGGCCGGACACCGCCCCGTCGCCGTCTCCGGGGTCTCCGACACCTCCGTGCGCCGCGCCGCCCGGATGCTGCCCGACGTGCCGCTCGTGCCGCCCGCGCAGGTGCTGGAGCTGGCCGACCTGGTGCTGCTCACCGTCCCCGACGACGCACTGCCGTCCCTCGTGGAGGGCCTCGCCGAGACCGGTGCGATCCGGCCCGGACAGCTCCTCGTGCACACCTCCGGCCGGTACGGGACCGCCGTGCTCGACCCGGCGCGCCGCGCGGGCGCCCTGCCACTGGCCCTGCACCCGGCGATGACCTTCACCGGTACCGAGGTCGACGTGCAGCGGCTCGCCGGCTGCTCCTTCGGCGTCACCGCCCCCGACGAGCTGCGCCTGGCCGCCGAGGCCCTGGTCATCGAGATGGGCGGGGAACCCGAATGGATCGCGGAGGAGAACCGCCCGCTCTACCACGCGGCCCTCGCCCTCGGCGCGAACCACCTGGTCACCCTCGTCGCCCAGTCCATGGAGCTGCTGGCCGAGGCCGGGGTGGAACACCCCGACCGGATGCTCGGCCCGCTGCTCGGCGCCGCCCTCGACAACGCCCTGCGCTCCGGCGACGCCGCCCTGACCGGGCCGGTGGCCCGCGGCGACGCCGGGACGGTCGCCGCGCACGTCTCGGAGCTGCGCCGGCACGCGCCCGCCGCCGTCGCCGGATACCTGGCGATGGCCCGCGCCACCGCGGACCGGGCCCTCGCGCACGGTCTGCTCAAGCCCGAACTCGCCGAGGACCTGCTCGGTGTGCTCGCCGACACGGAGTCCGACGGGGGCGACCAGTGA
- a CDS encoding histone-like nucleoid-structuring protein Lsr2, producing the protein MAQKVQVLLVDDLDGGEADETVTFALDGKTYEIDLTTANAEKLRGLLDPYTKGGRRTGGRASAARAKGRGSVATGHPDTAEIRAWAKENNYNVNDRGRVPAEIREAYEKAKG; encoded by the coding sequence GTGGCACAGAAGGTTCAGGTCCTTCTTGTCGACGACCTCGACGGTGGCGAGGCGGACGAGACGGTGACGTTCGCTCTGGATGGCAAGACCTACGAGATCGACCTCACCACCGCCAACGCTGAAAAGCTCCGCGGTCTGCTCGACCCGTACACCAAGGGCGGCCGCCGCACCGGTGGCCGTGCCAGCGCCGCCCGCGCCAAGGGCCGCGGCTCGGTGGCGACCGGTCACCCGGACACCGCGGAGATCCGCGCGTGGGCCAAGGAGAACAACTACAACGTGAATGACCGCGGTCGCGTCCCGGCCGAGATTCGCGAGGCCTACGAGAAGGCCAAGGGCTGA
- the nadC gene encoding carboxylating nicotinate-nucleotide diphosphorylase: MSTPELPLIDQNDGGCGDDCACGDGEESGLDPALAQLLADAGLDPIEVEDIAHMALSEDLDGGVDVTTVATVPEEAEAVADFVAREDGVVAGLRIAEAVFSVVCTEAFEVERHAEDGDAVTAGQLLLSVRSRTRDLLTAERSALNIMCRLSGIATATRRWADVLEGTAAKVRDTRKTTPGLRSLEKYAVRCGGGVNHRMSLSDAALVKDNHVVAAGGVAQAFKAVREAFPEVPIEVEVDTLEQIGEVLEAGADLILLDNFTVEQTARAVALVAGRAVLESSGRLTLDSARAYAETGVDYLAVGALTHSSPILDIGLDLREAV; this comes from the coding sequence GTGAGCACCCCCGAACTTCCCCTGATCGACCAGAACGACGGCGGCTGCGGCGACGACTGCGCCTGCGGCGACGGCGAGGAGAGCGGCCTCGACCCGGCGCTCGCCCAGCTGCTGGCGGACGCGGGCCTGGACCCGATCGAGGTCGAGGACATCGCGCACATGGCACTGTCCGAGGACCTGGACGGCGGCGTGGACGTGACGACCGTCGCGACCGTGCCGGAGGAGGCCGAGGCCGTCGCCGACTTCGTCGCGCGCGAGGACGGCGTCGTGGCCGGTCTGCGCATCGCCGAGGCCGTGTTCTCCGTGGTCTGCACCGAGGCCTTCGAGGTGGAGCGGCACGCGGAGGACGGCGACGCCGTCACCGCCGGCCAGCTGCTGCTGTCCGTGCGCTCGCGCACCCGCGACCTGCTCACGGCGGAGCGCAGCGCGCTGAACATCATGTGCCGGCTGTCGGGCATCGCGACGGCCACCCGCCGCTGGGCCGACGTGCTGGAGGGCACCGCGGCGAAGGTCCGCGACACCCGCAAGACCACGCCGGGCCTGCGCTCGCTGGAGAAGTACGCGGTGCGCTGCGGCGGTGGCGTCAACCACCGGATGTCGCTGTCGGACGCCGCACTGGTCAAGGACAACCACGTGGTGGCGGCGGGCGGCGTCGCGCAGGCCTTCAAGGCCGTGCGCGAGGCGTTCCCCGAGGTCCCCATCGAGGTCGAGGTCGACACGCTGGAGCAGATCGGCGAGGTCCTGGAGGCCGGCGCCGACCTGATCCTGCTCGACAACTTCACCGTCGAGCAGACCGCGCGGGCCGTGGCCCTGGTCGCCGGCCGTGCGGTGCTGGAGTCCTCGGGCCGCCTCACCCTGGACTCGGCGCGCGCGTACGCGGAGACCGGCGTGGACTACCTGGCCGTCGGCGCGCTGACCCACTCCTCGCCGATCCTGGACATCGGGCTCGATCTGCGCGAGGCGGTGTAA
- a CDS encoding threonine aldolase family protein has translation MSDNNEDTERTKRLVAAWRGADRRLSRSLLEPTVGELLGSLAEAPYDLDGPADVYGDGVVTALEARVAELLGTQDAAFFPSGTMAQQIALRCWAARTGNPVVALHPMSHPERWEGDALSAVSGLRVAHPTTEARQPSAEEVASLREPFGTLMVELPLRDAGFLLPTWEELEALTDAARERDAVVHFDGARLWESTVHFGRTLPEIAGLADSVYVSFYKSLGGLSGAALAGPREFVEETRVWRHRYGGQIFRQFPQALSALAGLERELPRLPSYVARARMVAGALRSAFADSGVPWARINPEEPHTHQFQVWLPYEADRLTEAGLRQAEETGTVLFRRWSAEGPPGLAVTELEITEPGLSWTESDVHEAVSAFVARI, from the coding sequence ATGAGCGACAACAACGAGGACACGGAACGTACGAAGCGGCTGGTCGCGGCCTGGCGGGGGGCGGACCGGCGGCTGTCCCGCAGCCTGCTGGAGCCCACGGTGGGGGAGCTGCTCGGTTCCCTCGCCGAGGCCCCCTACGACCTGGACGGTCCGGCCGACGTCTACGGCGACGGGGTCGTCACCGCGCTGGAGGCCAGGGTCGCGGAGCTGCTGGGGACGCAGGACGCGGCGTTCTTCCCCAGCGGGACGATGGCGCAGCAGATCGCGCTGCGGTGCTGGGCGGCCCGGACCGGGAACCCGGTGGTGGCGCTGCACCCGATGAGCCATCCCGAGCGCTGGGAGGGGGACGCCCTGTCGGCGGTCTCCGGGCTGCGGGTGGCGCACCCGACGACGGAGGCGCGCCAGCCGTCGGCCGAGGAGGTCGCCTCGCTGCGGGAGCCCTTCGGCACGCTGATGGTGGAGCTGCCGCTGCGGGACGCGGGCTTCCTGCTGCCCACCTGGGAGGAGCTGGAGGCGCTGACCGACGCGGCGCGGGAGCGGGACGCGGTCGTCCACTTCGACGGGGCCCGGCTGTGGGAGTCCACCGTCCACTTCGGGCGCACGCTGCCGGAGATCGCCGGGCTCGCGGACTCGGTCTACGTCTCCTTCTACAAGTCGCTCGGGGGGCTGTCCGGGGCCGCGCTGGCGGGGCCCCGGGAGTTCGTGGAGGAGACCCGGGTCTGGCGCCACCGCTACGGCGGCCAGATCTTCCGGCAGTTCCCGCAGGCCCTGTCCGCGCTGGCCGGACTGGAACGGGAACTGCCGCGGCTGCCGTCGTACGTCGCCCGGGCGCGGATGGTGGCCGGGGCGCTGCGGTCGGCGTTCGCGGACTCGGGGGTCCCGTGGGCCCGGATCAACCCGGAGGAGCCGCACACGCACCAGTTCCAGGTGTGGCTGCCCTACGAGGCGGACCGGCTGACGGAGGCGGGGCTGCGGCAGGCGGAGGAGACGGGCACGGTCCTGTTCCGCCGCTGGTCCGCGGAGGGGCCGCCGGGGCTCGCGGTGACGGAGCTGGAAATCACGGAGCCGGGCCTGTCCTGGACGGAATCCGACGTCCACGAAGCGGTCTCGGCCTTCGTGGCCCGGATCTAG
- a CDS encoding type III pantothenate kinase, with translation MLLTIDVGNTHTVLGLFDGDEIVEHWRISTDPRRTADEMAVLMQGLMGMHPMLGTELGDGIHGIAICSTVPSVLHELREVTRRYYGDVPAVLVEPGIKTGVPILMDNPKEVGADRIINAVAAVELYGGPAIVVDFGTATTFDAVSAKGEYVGGVISPGIEISMEALGVRGAQLRKIELARPRNVIGKSTVEAMQSGVVYGFAGQVDGVVTRMAKELAGPHGDPDDVRVIATGGLAPMVLGESSVIDDHEPWLTLIGLRLVYQRNAPNFE, from the coding sequence GTGCTCCTCACCATCGACGTAGGCAACACCCACACGGTCCTGGGCCTGTTCGACGGTGACGAGATCGTCGAGCACTGGCGCATCTCGACCGACCCGCGGCGCACGGCCGACGAGATGGCCGTGCTGATGCAGGGCCTCATGGGCATGCACCCGATGCTCGGCACCGAGCTGGGCGACGGGATCCACGGCATCGCGATCTGCTCGACGGTGCCGTCGGTCCTGCACGAGCTGCGCGAGGTCACCCGGCGCTACTACGGCGACGTGCCGGCGGTGCTGGTGGAGCCCGGGATCAAGACGGGCGTGCCGATCCTGATGGACAACCCGAAGGAGGTCGGCGCGGACCGCATCATCAACGCGGTCGCGGCGGTCGAGCTCTACGGGGGCCCGGCGATCGTGGTCGACTTCGGTACGGCGACCACCTTCGACGCGGTGTCCGCGAAGGGCGAGTACGTGGGCGGGGTGATCTCCCCGGGCATCGAGATCTCCATGGAGGCGCTCGGCGTACGGGGTGCCCAGCTGCGGAAGATCGAGCTGGCGCGGCCGCGGAACGTGATCGGGAAGTCCACGGTCGAGGCGATGCAGTCGGGTGTGGTCTACGGCTTCGCGGGGCAGGTCGACGGGGTCGTGACCCGGATGGCGAAGGAGCTGGCCGGACCGCACGGCGACCCGGACGACGTCCGGGTCATCGCCACCGGCGGACTGGCTCCGATGGTGCTGGGCGAGTCCTCGGTGATCGACGACCACGAGCCGTGGCTGACGCTGATCGGGCTGCGGCTGGTGTACCAGCGCAACGCGCCCAACTTCGAGTAG
- a CDS encoding DUF397 domain-containing protein has product MTTQPAWRKSSFCSEGDACVYVATAPGALVKVADRADPAHLVLATTQAAWADFLRAVKETG; this is encoded by the coding sequence ATGACCACTCAGCCCGCGTGGCGGAAGTCCTCGTTCTGCAGCGAGGGCGACGCCTGCGTGTACGTCGCCACCGCCCCCGGGGCCCTCGTCAAGGTCGCGGACCGTGCCGACCCCGCCCACCTCGTGCTCGCCACCACCCAGGCCGCCTGGGCGGACTTCCTGCGCGCGGTCAAAGAGACCGGCTGA
- a CDS encoding BlaI/MecI/CopY family transcriptional regulator: protein MPRPLGDLEDAVMTRVWQWNRPVTVREVLEDLQQERSIAYTTVMTVMDNLHQKGWVRREAEGRAYRYTAVSTRAAYSAALMNEAWSTSDNPAAALVAFFGMMSAEQREALRDAVRVVQHDGESGSEAAAEPPAEPPAPPAAEGDSAERPEPPGR from the coding sequence GTGCCTCGCCCACTGGGAGATCTCGAAGACGCCGTCATGACACGGGTGTGGCAGTGGAACCGCCCGGTCACCGTCCGAGAAGTACTGGAAGACCTCCAGCAGGAACGGTCCATCGCCTACACCACGGTGATGACCGTTATGGACAATCTTCATCAGAAGGGCTGGGTCCGGCGGGAAGCCGAAGGCCGCGCCTATCGATATACGGCGGTCTCCACCCGCGCCGCCTACTCGGCGGCGCTGATGAACGAAGCCTGGTCGACGAGCGACAACCCGGCGGCCGCCCTCGTCGCCTTCTTCGGCATGATGTCCGCCGAACAGCGTGAAGCCCTCCGTGACGCCGTCCGCGTCGTGCAGCACGACGGCGAGTCCGGTTCCGAGGCCGCCGCCGAACCTCCCGCCGAACCTCCCGCTCCGCCCGCGGCCGAAGGGGACTCCGCCGAGCGCCCGGAGCCGCCGGGGCGATAG
- a CDS encoding amino-acid N-acetyltransferase, whose protein sequence is MGEFSTAHAETVTIRRARTRDVPALRRLLDQYVQQRILLDKAPVVLYEDIQEFWVAERDSDGQVVGCGALHVMWEDLAEVRTLAVDRDLKGGGVGHQVLEQLLRTARTLGVSRVFCLTFEVEFFAKHGFVEIGETPVKTDVYMELLRSYDEGVAEFLGLERVKPNTLGNSRMLLHL, encoded by the coding sequence ATGGGAGAGTTTTCCACTGCACATGCAGAAACAGTGACGATCCGCCGTGCCCGCACGCGTGATGTTCCCGCGCTGCGCCGCCTCCTCGACCAGTACGTGCAGCAGCGGATCCTGCTCGACAAAGCGCCGGTCGTCCTTTACGAGGACATCCAGGAGTTCTGGGTCGCGGAACGCGACTCCGACGGCCAGGTCGTCGGCTGCGGCGCTCTCCACGTGATGTGGGAAGACCTTGCCGAAGTACGTACTCTCGCCGTCGACCGCGACCTGAAGGGCGGCGGAGTCGGGCATCAGGTGCTGGAGCAGTTGTTGCGCACGGCCCGTACGCTCGGGGTGAGCCGGGTTTTCTGCCTGACCTTCGAAGTCGAGTTCTTCGCGAAGCACGGCTTCGTCGAGATCGGCGAGACCCCGGTCAAGACCGATGTGTACATGGAGCTCCTGCGTTCCTATGACGAGGGTGTCGCCGAGTTCCTCGGTCTCGAACGAGTGAAGCCGAACACCTTGGGCAACAGTCGGATGCTTCTGCACCTCTGA
- a CDS encoding SCO3374 family protein translates to MAVTLPPLTPSLVPAPRTAPEDAYASWYGRTLGWTVTGGPPGLLATGIRFDVLELPSDAGAALLRRPVATGPVALMGRRMRFLVAAGSAEELEGLLDWLEWGGVALDLTALGAGGRITAPAPPGLPPGESPRGAAVWLRPPEQGCEALLPALPGPGRTAGPAHGPDLVRLVAAAATECHRARLGRRTTGVRQPLAFS, encoded by the coding sequence ATGGCCGTAACCCTCCCGCCGCTCACCCCGTCGCTCGTGCCCGCACCCCGCACGGCGCCCGAGGACGCGTACGCCTCCTGGTACGGGAGGACGCTCGGCTGGACCGTCACGGGCGGGCCGCCCGGCCTGCTCGCGACCGGGATCCGGTTCGACGTGCTGGAGCTGCCGTCCGACGCGGGAGCGGCGCTGCTGCGCAGGCCGGTCGCCACGGGCCCGGTGGCGCTGATGGGGCGCCGGATGCGGTTCCTGGTGGCCGCGGGCAGCGCAGAGGAGCTGGAGGGGCTGCTCGACTGGCTGGAATGGGGCGGGGTCGCCCTCGATCTGACCGCCCTGGGTGCGGGTGGCCGGATCACCGCCCCGGCTCCCCCGGGGCTGCCCCCGGGAGAAAGCCCTCGGGGGGCCGCCGTGTGGCTGCGACCCCCCGAGCAGGGGTGTGAGGCACTGCTGCCGGCCCTGCCCGGTCCCGGGCGGACCGCCGGACCCGCTCACGGGCCCGACCTCGTACGCCTGGTGGCCGCGGCGGCGACGGAATGCCACCGGGCGCGCCTGGGACGGCGTACGACGGGGGTCCGTCAGCCCTTGGCCTTCTCGTAG
- a CDS encoding DUF5937 family protein, with translation MSVTIDIAGLPTERITFAPSPLAELCMSLHALSQPAHHPGLASWTTATAASLDPCLADRLLEADFMWRSSFSDIFMAFAGITGGTGQPAATLAEELDVLDRLDDERFVHAAMEHCWLALYNEGGPSTSPLANPAARAKALETAAARGPRQLDFSVRLLDDTAAVRVWMRRLLEDCDEAFFAETWKRIEPGQSADARHKTEVLRRKGLPTALKEVSAALSIDERGTTITADKMVHGSTTATDHRIGAGLVFVPTNFGWPHLLVLHAPGWRPVVHYPLGSPELASAPGSVELLQLRMEALAHPMRMLLCRSLARAPYTTSELATVYGITAPEVSRHLAVLKKAGLMHTRRQGRYVQHQLDLSAVARIGSDFIEGILR, from the coding sequence ATGAGCGTCACCATCGACATCGCAGGCCTGCCCACCGAGCGGATCACTTTCGCGCCCTCCCCGCTCGCGGAGCTCTGCATGTCCCTGCACGCGCTCTCCCAGCCCGCGCACCACCCCGGGCTGGCCTCCTGGACCACCGCCACCGCCGCCTCGCTCGATCCGTGCCTCGCGGACCGGCTGCTGGAGGCCGACTTCATGTGGCGGAGTTCCTTCTCCGACATCTTCATGGCCTTCGCCGGGATCACCGGCGGTACCGGGCAGCCGGCCGCGACGCTGGCCGAGGAGCTGGACGTACTCGACCGGCTGGACGACGAGCGGTTCGTGCATGCCGCCATGGAGCACTGCTGGCTGGCGCTCTACAACGAAGGCGGCCCGTCCACCTCACCGCTGGCGAACCCGGCGGCGCGGGCCAAGGCGCTGGAGACGGCCGCCGCCCGCGGCCCGCGCCAGCTGGACTTCTCGGTACGGCTGCTCGACGACACCGCCGCCGTACGGGTGTGGATGCGGCGCCTGCTGGAGGACTGCGACGAGGCGTTCTTCGCCGAGACGTGGAAGCGCATCGAGCCCGGCCAGAGCGCCGACGCCCGGCACAAGACCGAGGTGCTGCGCCGCAAGGGGCTGCCGACCGCGCTGAAGGAGGTCTCGGCGGCCCTGAGCATCGACGAGCGCGGCACGACGATCACCGCCGACAAGATGGTCCACGGGTCCACCACGGCCACCGACCACCGAATAGGCGCCGGCCTGGTGTTCGTGCCGACCAACTTCGGCTGGCCGCATCTGCTGGTGCTGCACGCTCCGGGCTGGCGCCCGGTGGTCCACTATCCGCTCGGCTCCCCCGAACTGGCCTCCGCGCCGGGCTCGGTGGAGCTGCTCCAGCTGCGGATGGAGGCGCTGGCGCATCCCATGCGGATGCTGCTGTGCCGGAGCCTGGCCCGGGCCCCGTACACGACGAGCGAACTGGCGACCGTGTACGGGATCACCGCGCCGGAGGTGTCGCGGCACCTGGCCGTCCTGAAGAAGGCCGGCCTGATGCACACGCGGCGTCAGGGACGGTACGTCCAGCACCAGTTGGACCTGTCGGCGGTCGCCCGGATTGGTTCGGACTTCATCGAGGGCATCCTCCGCTAG
- a CDS encoding L-aspartate oxidase, whose translation MSTPGRGPAGSGGADTAAGTGIRLHAPAPGWSLDADVVVVGSGVAGLTAALRCAAGGRRTVVVTKARLDDGSTRWAQGGIAAALGEGDTPEQHLDDTLVAGAGLCDEEAVRLLVTEGPDAVRRLMATGAVFDTSTETGEIELTREGGHHRRRIAHAGGDATGAEISRALVEAVHDAGIETVENALVLDLLQDAQGRTAGVTLHVMGEGQHDGVGAVHAPAVILATGGMGQVFSATTNPSVSTGDGVALALRAGAEVSDLEFVQFHPTVLFLGPDAEGQQPLVSEAVRGEGAYLVDADGVRFMQGQHELAELAPRDIVAKGIMRRMQEQGAQHMYLDARHFGAQMWEQRFPTILAACRSHGIDPVTEPIPVAPAAHYASGGVRTDLHGRTTVPGLYACGEVACTGVHGANRLASNSLLEGLVFAERIAEDIVAARPAGSGPGIPVPATGPLQPAGARYEVQRIMTDGAGVLRSAASLSTAAEALEALYATALNDLEAHGKTAEPGVDTWEATNLLCVARVLVAAAQRRVETRGCHWREDHPERDDAHWRRHLVVRLSATEKRALVVVPTDSADFPSVHPLSTPSLEQ comes from the coding sequence GTGAGCACACCGGGCAGAGGCCCCGCAGGCAGCGGCGGCGCAGACACGGCCGCGGGCACCGGCATACGGCTGCACGCGCCGGCCCCCGGCTGGTCCCTCGACGCCGATGTCGTCGTCGTCGGTTCCGGCGTGGCGGGCCTGACCGCGGCGCTGCGCTGCGCCGCCGGGGGCCGCCGTACCGTCGTGGTCACCAAGGCCCGGCTCGACGACGGCTCCACCCGCTGGGCCCAGGGCGGCATCGCCGCGGCCCTCGGCGAGGGCGACACCCCGGAGCAGCACCTCGACGACACCCTGGTCGCGGGTGCGGGCCTGTGCGACGAGGAGGCCGTACGGCTCCTCGTCACCGAGGGCCCGGACGCGGTACGGCGGCTGATGGCCACCGGCGCCGTCTTCGACACCTCCACGGAGACCGGCGAGATAGAACTGACCCGCGAGGGCGGCCACCACCGCCGCCGGATCGCGCACGCGGGCGGCGACGCCACCGGCGCCGAGATCTCCCGGGCGCTCGTCGAGGCCGTGCACGACGCGGGCATCGAGACCGTGGAGAACGCCCTCGTACTGGACCTGCTCCAGGACGCGCAGGGCCGTACGGCCGGTGTCACCCTGCACGTCATGGGCGAGGGCCAGCACGACGGGGTGGGCGCCGTCCACGCGCCCGCCGTGATCCTCGCGACCGGCGGCATGGGCCAGGTCTTCTCCGCCACCACCAACCCGTCGGTGTCCACCGGCGACGGCGTGGCGCTCGCGCTGCGGGCCGGCGCCGAGGTCTCCGACCTCGAGTTCGTGCAGTTCCACCCGACGGTGCTCTTCCTCGGCCCGGACGCCGAGGGGCAGCAGCCGCTGGTGTCGGAGGCGGTCCGCGGCGAGGGCGCGTACCTCGTCGACGCGGACGGCGTGCGCTTCATGCAGGGGCAGCACGAGCTCGCCGAGCTGGCGCCCCGCGACATCGTCGCCAAGGGCATCATGCGCCGCATGCAGGAGCAGGGCGCGCAGCACATGTACCTCGACGCCCGGCACTTCGGCGCGCAGATGTGGGAGCAGCGCTTCCCGACCATCCTGGCCGCCTGCCGCTCCCACGGCATCGACCCGGTGACCGAGCCGATCCCGGTCGCGCCCGCCGCGCACTACGCGTCCGGCGGCGTCCGCACCGACCTGCACGGGCGGACCACCGTCCCCGGCCTGTACGCCTGCGGCGAGGTCGCCTGCACCGGTGTGCACGGCGCGAACCGGCTGGCCTCCAACTCCCTGCTGGAGGGCCTGGTCTTCGCCGAGCGGATCGCCGAGGACATCGTCGCCGCCCGGCCCGCCGGCAGCGGCCCGGGCATACCGGTCCCCGCGACCGGCCCGCTCCAGCCCGCCGGCGCCCGGTACGAGGTCCAGCGGATCATGACGGACGGCGCGGGCGTGCTCCGCTCCGCCGCATCGCTGAGCACCGCCGCCGAGGCCCTCGAAGCGCTCTACGCCACCGCCCTGAACGATCTCGAGGCGCACGGCAAGACCGCCGAGCCGGGCGTGGACACCTGGGAGGCCACGAACCTCCTGTGCGTGGCACGGGTCCTGGTCGCCGCCGCACAGCGGCGCGTGGAGACCCGCGGCTGCCACTGGCGCGAGGACCATCCCGAGCGGGACGATGCGCACTGGCGCCGCCACCTCGTCGTCCGGCTCTCCGCGACCGAGAAGCGCGCCCTGGTCGTCGTACCCACCGACTCCGCGGACTTCCCGTCCGTGCACCCCCTGAGCACCCCGAGCCTGGAGCAGTGA
- the panC gene encoding pantoate--beta-alanine ligase, producing the protein MTDLLLHTAEELHQLPRTGRRAVVMTMGALHEGHATLIRTAREQAGPGGQVVVTVFVNPLQFGAGEDLDRYPRTLDADLAVAEGAGADAVFAPAADEVYPGGDPQVRITAGPMGERLEGATRPGHFDGMLTVVAKLLHLTRPDLALFGQKDAQQLALIRRMVTDLNFPVEVVGVPTVREEDGLALSSRNRYLSAAERHTALALSRALFAGRDRLAAQAALRARAEASPASDERATALARLGEIRASADAHAVSAAGAGLPDAVRAAALHVLEEAGRHEPPLVLDYLALVDPLDFTETGQDFTGQAVLAVAAKVGSTRLIDNIPLEFGAHS; encoded by the coding sequence GTGACCGACCTGCTGCTGCACACCGCCGAGGAGCTGCACCAGCTCCCGCGCACCGGCCGCCGGGCCGTGGTGATGACCATGGGCGCCCTCCACGAGGGCCACGCCACCTTGATCCGTACGGCCCGCGAGCAGGCCGGACCGGGCGGCCAGGTCGTCGTCACCGTCTTCGTCAACCCGCTGCAGTTCGGGGCGGGCGAGGACCTCGACCGCTACCCCCGCACCCTCGACGCCGACCTGGCGGTCGCCGAAGGGGCGGGCGCCGACGCGGTGTTCGCCCCCGCCGCCGACGAGGTCTACCCGGGCGGCGACCCGCAGGTGCGGATCACCGCCGGCCCGATGGGCGAGCGCCTCGAAGGGGCCACCCGCCCCGGCCACTTCGACGGGATGCTGACCGTCGTCGCCAAGCTGCTCCACCTCACCCGCCCCGACCTGGCCCTCTTCGGCCAGAAGGACGCGCAGCAACTGGCCCTGATCCGGCGGATGGTGACCGACCTGAACTTCCCCGTCGAGGTGGTCGGCGTACCGACCGTCCGCGAGGAGGACGGGCTCGCGCTGTCGTCCCGCAACCGCTACCTCTCGGCCGCCGAACGGCACACCGCCCTGGCCCTGTCGCGCGCCCTGTTCGCCGGGCGCGACCGGCTCGCCGCGCAGGCGGCCCTGCGCGCCCGCGCCGAGGCCTCCCCGGCCAGCGACGAGCGGGCCACCGCCCTGGCCCGCCTCGGCGAGATCCGCGCCTCCGCCGACGCGCACGCCGTCTCGGCGGCGGGCGCCGGACTGCCGGACGCCGTACGGGCCGCCGCGCTCCACGTCCTGGAGGAGGCGGGCCGCCACGAGCCGCCGCTCGTGCTGGACTACCTGGCGCTGGTGGACCCGCTGGACTTCACCGAGACCGGTCAGGACTTCACCGGGCAGGCCGTGCTGGCCGTCGCCGCGAAGGTGGGCTCGACCCGGCTGATCGACAACATCCCATTGGAATTCGGAGCACACTCGTGA